Proteins encoded in a region of the Cyclopterus lumpus isolate fCycLum1 chromosome 23, fCycLum1.pri, whole genome shotgun sequence genome:
- the socs2 gene encoding suppressor of cytokine signaling 2, producing MTCQSTEPTDAIESDGRADNNSRSVETDRIASAMKDLRNTGWYWGGLTATEAKEILQDTSEGTFLVRDSSQTDFLFTISAMTSAGPTNLRIEYKHGKFKLDSVVLVKPKLKQFDSVVHLVEHYVHLSRTGDQTPLDPRPSAAPSNGVVQLLLTRPVYTATPPLQHLCRIAINQRTRRVQDLPLPIRLKDYLTDYSYNV from the exons ATGACCTGCCAGTCCACCGAGCCCACAGACGCCATCGAGAGCGACGGACgagccgacaacaactccaggtCTGTGGAGACGGACCGGATCGCCTCCGCCATGAAGGACCTGAGGAACACAG gCTGGTACTGGGGCGGTCTGACGGCTACTGAGGCCAAAGAGATCCTGCAGGACACGTCTGAGGGCACGTTCCTGGTGCGGGACAGCTCCCAGACAGACTTCCTGTTCACTATCTCGGCCATGACGTCGGCCGGTCCCACCAACCTGCGGATCGAGTACAAACACGGGAAGTTTAAGCTGGACTCGGTGGTCCTGGTGAAGCCCAAACTGAAGCAGTTCGACAGCGTGGTCCACCTGGTGGAGCACTACGTCCATCTGTCCCGGACCGGAGACCAGACGCCGTTGGATCCCCGTCCCTCGGCGGCCCCGTCCAACGGCGTGGTGCAGCTGCTGCTCACCAGGCCGGTGTACACGGCCACACCGCCGCTGCAGCATCTCTGTCGCATCGCCATCAACCAGAGGACTCGGCGGGTCCAGGACCTGCCACTCCCCATCAGACTAAAGGACTACCTGACGGACTACAGCTACAACGTGTAG
- the ncaph2 gene encoding condensin-2 complex subunit H2 isoform X2, with product MEFTESRFPHLLQPIRELTKNWEIDVASELNDYLEELDTMCITFDGGKTRLNFAEAALLIQGSACIYSKKVELLHSLVYQTLEYINDRNKKRSKQTADSQEDEAAGAAGDHNAECVFTTLDIDVSRDPMKADSNTTVSVAPLPPESLIALETTEKQKLPLISVTGDVLSSQKDFRINLFVPGAEDMILLTLGSSRLLLDPADPLQQRGEEAPAEAAVAGMEEHGGDTAEDFLPLEDDNMEQDQDPEEHVDRHQAPSEEPMIRERRPVRETPVRTEETPPAVNVWTLSDPYAVLEEDKPFRPGKCHKVPEGLDDGGKRKRRRAASLQDFRSWFRRTFDPPEHKLKNGPAFPDLNYIYLSTMKNKLRTQKRIYRRAGVAVSEEELRRTFLQLEEAGPHQQGEEPVDGFRPPDLLGGDGDSDNEQEAFPDDLSPEFAGGPDFMSAGTQRDELSYEDLVKLRVEQLVVTCRGYTQETALSRRVKDWEDKIRPELVLQEQRSVFDIRDYGDRIVSALSGVGQRRSFSSIVSGLNNYEACKYLLASLQLANDLTVELDSAGHLEAGVDTLGLKLLSTQRATDRFRSAPT from the exons ATGGAGTTCACAGAGAGCAGGTTCCCTCACCtgctgcagccaatcagagagctcaCTAAGAACTGGGAGATCGACGTGGCGTCGGAGCTCAACGACTACCTGGAAGAG CTGGACACCATGTGCATCACCTTCGATGGCGGGAAGACCCGGCTGAACTTTGCAGAAGCGGCGCTGCTGATCCAGGGCTCCGCCTGCATCTACAGCAAGAAG gtggagctgctgcacAGCCTGGTCTACCAAACTCTGGAGTACATCAACGACAGGAACAAGAA ACGGAGCAAACAGACGGCCGATTCTCAGGAGGACGAAGCAGCCGGAGCAGCAGGCGACCACAACGCTGAATGTGTG tTCACTACGCTCGACATTGATGTCTCCAGGGACCCGATGAAGGCCGACTCCAACACG ACTGTGAGcgttgctcctcttcctccggaGTCTCTGATTGCTCTTGAAACTACGGAGAAGCAGAAGCTTCCGCTCATCAG cGTGACGGGCGACGTCCTGTCCAGTCAGAAGGACTTCAGGATCAACCTCTTCGTCCCGGGAGCCGAGGACATGATCCTCCTCACTCTGGGATCCTCCAGGCTTCTGCTGGACCCTGCAGACCCCCTGCAGCAGAGAG GTGAGGAGGCTCCCGCTGAGGCTGCGGTTGCCGGTATGGAAGAGCACGGAGGCGACACCGCGGAGGATTTCCTTCCTTTAGAGGACGACAACATGGAGCAGGACCAGGACCCAGAGGAGCACGTGGACCGACACCAG GCTCCGAGTGAAGAGCCGATGATCCGAGAGAGACGGCCAGTCAGAGAGACACCGGTGAGGACGGAGGAGACGCCGCCGGCT gtgaacgtgtGGACGCTGAGTGACCCGTACGCCGTCCTCGAGGAGGACAAACCCTTCAGACCAGGAAAGTGTCACAAGGTCCCTGAAGGTCTGGATGacggaggaaagaggaaacggAGACGAGCCGCTTCGCTTCAGGACTTCAGGAGCTGGTTCAGAAGAACCT ttgACCCTCCGGAGCACAAGTTAAAGAATGGACCAGCGTTTCCAG ACttgaactacatttatttgagcacaatgaaaaacaaactgagGACTCAGAAGAGGATCTACAGGAGAGCG GGGGTGGCGGTCTCTGAGGAAGAACTGAGGAGGACCTTCCTGCAGCTTGAGGAGGCGGGGCCACATcagcagggggaggagcctgTGGACGGATTCAGACCCCCCGACCTGCTGG GTGGAGACGGCGACTCGGACAACGAACAGGAAGCGTTTCCAGACGACCTTTCACCTGAGTTTGCTGGAGGACCAGACTTCATGTCAGCAG GCACTCAGAGAGACGAGCTGAGTTATGAAGATCTGGTGAAGCTGCGTGTG gagcaGCTGGTGGTCACCTGTCGAGGTTACACTCAGGAGACAGCTCTGTCTCGCAGAGTCAAAGACTGGGAGGACAAGATCCGACCTGAACTGGTGCTGCAG GAGCAGCGCTCGGTGTTCGACATCCGTGATTACGGAGATCGCATCGTCTCTGCGCTGAGCGGCGTCGGTCAGCGGAGGTCGTTCTCCTCCATCGTGTCTGGACTCAACAACTATGAAGCCTGTAAATACCTGCTGGCCTCACTGCAGCTG GCCAACGACCTCACGGTGGAGCTGGACAGCGCTGGTCATCTGGAGGCCGGCGTGGACACGCTGGGCCTGAAGCTGCTGAGCACGCAGAGAGCCACGGACCGGTTCAGGAGCGCCCccacctga
- the ncaph2 gene encoding condensin-2 complex subunit H2 isoform X1, with product MEFTESRFPHLLQPIRELTKNWEIDVASELNDYLEELDTMCITFDGGKTRLNFAEAALLIQGSACIYSKKVELLHSLVYQTLEYINDRNKKRSKQTADSQEDEAAGAAGDHNAECVFTTLDIDVSRDPMKADSNTTVSVAPLPPESLIALETTEKQKLPLISVTGDVLSSQKDFRINLFVPGAEDMILLTLGSSRLLLDPADPLQQRGEEAPAEAAVAGMEEHGGDTAEDFLPLEDDNMEQDQDPEEHVDRHQAPSEEPMIRERRPVRETPVRTEETPPAVGYPVHVVQVNVWTLSDPYAVLEEDKPFRPGKCHKVPEGLDDGGKRKRRRAASLQDFRSWFRRTFDPPEHKLKNGPAFPDLNYIYLSTMKNKLRTQKRIYRRAGVAVSEEELRRTFLQLEEAGPHQQGEEPVDGFRPPDLLGGDGDSDNEQEAFPDDLSPEFAGGPDFMSAGTQRDELSYEDLVKLRVEQLVVTCRGYTQETALSRRVKDWEDKIRPELVLQEQRSVFDIRDYGDRIVSALSGVGQRRSFSSIVSGLNNYEACKYLLASLQLANDLTVELDSAGHLEAGVDTLGLKLLSTQRATDRFRSAPT from the exons ATGGAGTTCACAGAGAGCAGGTTCCCTCACCtgctgcagccaatcagagagctcaCTAAGAACTGGGAGATCGACGTGGCGTCGGAGCTCAACGACTACCTGGAAGAG CTGGACACCATGTGCATCACCTTCGATGGCGGGAAGACCCGGCTGAACTTTGCAGAAGCGGCGCTGCTGATCCAGGGCTCCGCCTGCATCTACAGCAAGAAG gtggagctgctgcacAGCCTGGTCTACCAAACTCTGGAGTACATCAACGACAGGAACAAGAA ACGGAGCAAACAGACGGCCGATTCTCAGGAGGACGAAGCAGCCGGAGCAGCAGGCGACCACAACGCTGAATGTGTG tTCACTACGCTCGACATTGATGTCTCCAGGGACCCGATGAAGGCCGACTCCAACACG ACTGTGAGcgttgctcctcttcctccggaGTCTCTGATTGCTCTTGAAACTACGGAGAAGCAGAAGCTTCCGCTCATCAG cGTGACGGGCGACGTCCTGTCCAGTCAGAAGGACTTCAGGATCAACCTCTTCGTCCCGGGAGCCGAGGACATGATCCTCCTCACTCTGGGATCCTCCAGGCTTCTGCTGGACCCTGCAGACCCCCTGCAGCAGAGAG GTGAGGAGGCTCCCGCTGAGGCTGCGGTTGCCGGTATGGAAGAGCACGGAGGCGACACCGCGGAGGATTTCCTTCCTTTAGAGGACGACAACATGGAGCAGGACCAGGACCCAGAGGAGCACGTGGACCGACACCAG GCTCCGAGTGAAGAGCCGATGATCCGAGAGAGACGGCCAGTCAGAGAGACACCGGTGAGGACGGAGGAGACGCCGCCGGCTGTAGGTTATCcggttcatgtggttcag gtgaacgtgtGGACGCTGAGTGACCCGTACGCCGTCCTCGAGGAGGACAAACCCTTCAGACCAGGAAAGTGTCACAAGGTCCCTGAAGGTCTGGATGacggaggaaagaggaaacggAGACGAGCCGCTTCGCTTCAGGACTTCAGGAGCTGGTTCAGAAGAACCT ttgACCCTCCGGAGCACAAGTTAAAGAATGGACCAGCGTTTCCAG ACttgaactacatttatttgagcacaatgaaaaacaaactgagGACTCAGAAGAGGATCTACAGGAGAGCG GGGGTGGCGGTCTCTGAGGAAGAACTGAGGAGGACCTTCCTGCAGCTTGAGGAGGCGGGGCCACATcagcagggggaggagcctgTGGACGGATTCAGACCCCCCGACCTGCTGG GTGGAGACGGCGACTCGGACAACGAACAGGAAGCGTTTCCAGACGACCTTTCACCTGAGTTTGCTGGAGGACCAGACTTCATGTCAGCAG GCACTCAGAGAGACGAGCTGAGTTATGAAGATCTGGTGAAGCTGCGTGTG gagcaGCTGGTGGTCACCTGTCGAGGTTACACTCAGGAGACAGCTCTGTCTCGCAGAGTCAAAGACTGGGAGGACAAGATCCGACCTGAACTGGTGCTGCAG GAGCAGCGCTCGGTGTTCGACATCCGTGATTACGGAGATCGCATCGTCTCTGCGCTGAGCGGCGTCGGTCAGCGGAGGTCGTTCTCCTCCATCGTGTCTGGACTCAACAACTATGAAGCCTGTAAATACCTGCTGGCCTCACTGCAGCTG GCCAACGACCTCACGGTGGAGCTGGACAGCGCTGGTCATCTGGAGGCCGGCGTGGACACGCTGGGCCTGAAGCTGCTGAGCACGCAGAGAGCCACGGACCGGTTCAGGAGCGCCCccacctga